A region from the Palaemon carinicauda isolate YSFRI2023 chromosome 16, ASM3689809v2, whole genome shotgun sequence genome encodes:
- the LOC137655498 gene encoding uncharacterized protein PF3D7_1120600-like, whose protein sequence is MRSLKNKERVTIMRLLKNKERVTIMRSLNNKERVTIMRLLKNKERVTIIRSLNNKERVTITRLLKNKERVTIMWSLKNKERVTSMRSLKNKERVTIMRSLNNKERVTIMQSLENKERVTIIRSLKNKKK, encoded by the coding sequence ATGCGATCTCTGAAAAATAAGGAGAGGGTTACCATTATGCGATTGCTGAAAAATAAGGAGAGGGTTACTATTATGCGGTCGCTGAATAATAAGGAGAGGGTTACCATTATGCGATTGCTGAAAAATAAGGAGAGAGTTACCATTATACGGTCGCTGAATAATAAGGAGAGGGTTACCATTACGCGATTGCTGAAAAATAAGGAGAGGGTTACCATTATGTGGTCGCTGAAAAATAAGGAGAGGGTTACCAGTATGCGGTCGCTGAAAAATAAGGAGAGAGTTACCATTATGCGATCGCTGAATAATAAGGAGAGGGTTACCATTATGCAGTCGCTGGAAAATAAGGAGCGGGTTACCATTATACGATcgctgaaaaataagaaaaaataa